One genomic window of Streptomyces diastaticus subsp. diastaticus includes the following:
- a CDS encoding flavin-containing monooxygenase yields MEHIDVAVIGGGQSGLAAAHALLRRGLRPVVLEASDRTAGSWPRYYDSLTLFSPARYSSLPGMPFPRADSGRYPHRDEVAAYLTAYADRLDADIRTGERVTSVRRDGSAFEVVLEGGGRLGARAVVAASGTFGRPHRPELPGLVEFTGQVLHAADYRSPAPFTGGRLVVVGAGNSAVQIAAELATTARVTLATRGPVKFAAQRILGRDLHFWTVRTGLDTAPLGRFLSRPPAQPVLDDGRYRAALAAGRPERRPLFTGADGTKLVWPDGRREEVDAVVLATGYRPDLPYLAGLGGAMDAEGKPRHREGLAAGVPGLAYVGLEWQRSLSSNSLRGVGRDAERIARRLVAHLARR; encoded by the coding sequence ATGGAGCACATCGACGTCGCCGTCATCGGCGGCGGCCAGTCCGGACTCGCCGCCGCCCACGCGTTGCTGCGCCGCGGGCTGCGGCCGGTGGTGCTGGAGGCGTCCGACCGTACGGCCGGTTCGTGGCCGCGCTACTACGACAGCCTCACGCTGTTCTCACCCGCCCGGTACAGCTCCCTGCCCGGGATGCCGTTCCCCCGTGCCGACAGCGGCCGATACCCGCATCGTGATGAGGTCGCCGCCTACCTCACCGCCTACGCCGACCGCCTGGATGCCGATATCCGCACCGGTGAGCGCGTCACCTCCGTGCGACGAGACGGGTCTGCATTCGAAGTGGTCCTCGAAGGCGGCGGCCGGCTCGGGGCGCGGGCCGTCGTCGCGGCTTCCGGGACGTTCGGCCGACCGCACCGGCCGGAGCTGCCGGGCCTGGTGGAGTTCACCGGGCAGGTTCTGCACGCCGCCGACTACCGCAGCCCGGCCCCCTTCACGGGCGGCCGGCTGGTGGTGGTCGGGGCCGGGAACTCCGCGGTGCAGATCGCCGCCGAGCTCGCCACCACTGCCCGCGTCACGCTCGCCACCCGCGGGCCGGTGAAGTTCGCAGCCCAGCGCATCCTCGGGCGCGACCTGCACTTCTGGACAGTCCGCACCGGCCTGGACACCGCACCCCTCGGCCGGTTCCTTTCGCGGCCGCCGGCGCAACCGGTCCTCGACGACGGCCGCTACCGGGCCGCCCTGGCTGCTGGACGACCCGAGCGGCGGCCGCTGTTCACCGGCGCCGACGGGACCAAGCTCGTCTGGCCGGACGGGCGGCGGGAGGAGGTCGACGCAGTTGTGCTCGCCACTGGCTACCGACCCGACCTGCCCTACCTCGCCGGCCTCGGCGGCGCCATGGACGCCGAGGGGAAGCCGCGGCACCGCGAGGGTCTCGCCGCCGGTGTGCCGGGTCTGGCGTACGTCGGGCTGGAGTGGCAGCGCAGCCTGTCGTCGAACTCGTTGCGCGGGGTGGGCCGGGACGCGGAGCGGATCGCCCGGCGCCTGGTTGCCCATCTCGCGCGCCGGTGA
- a CDS encoding GNAT family N-acetyltransferase: protein MSAALSAVVVPLAAEHAEQVLAVYQAGIDEGNATFETVAPTWEAFDAAKLPEHRFSALDENGTVLGWVAASRVSDRCAYQGVVEHSVYVRSAARGRGIASILLKALIDSTEQAGIWTIQSGIFPENAASLAVHKRAGFRVIGTRKRVGRHHGVWRDVVLLERRSPAIT, encoded by the coding sequence GTGAGCGCGGCGTTGAGTGCGGTGGTGGTGCCGCTGGCGGCGGAGCATGCCGAGCAGGTGCTGGCGGTCTACCAGGCTGGGATCGACGAGGGGAACGCGACCTTCGAGACCGTCGCCCCGACGTGGGAGGCGTTCGATGCGGCGAAGCTGCCCGAGCATCGTTTTTCCGCTCTCGATGAGAACGGGACGGTGCTGGGGTGGGTTGCGGCGAGCCGAGTCTCCGACCGGTGCGCGTACCAGGGCGTGGTCGAGCACTCCGTCTACGTCCGCTCCGCAGCCCGCGGCCGCGGCATCGCCTCCATCCTGCTCAAGGCGCTGATCGACTCCACCGAGCAGGCCGGGATCTGGACCATCCAGTCCGGGATCTTCCCCGAGAACGCCGCCAGCCTGGCCGTTCATAAGCGGGCGGGCTTCCGGGTCATCGGCACGCGGAAGCGAGTCGGGCGCCATCACGGTGTCTGGCGCGACGTCGTCCTTCTCGAGCGCCGCAGCCCCGCCATCACCTGA
- a CDS encoding ArsO family NAD(P)H-dependent flavin-containing monooxygenase, which produces MTQRTDVVVVGGGQAGLAAGYHLRRRGLDFVILDSDAAPGGSWQHMWDSLHLFSPADHSSLPGRLMPAQAGETYPDAGHVVEYLTDYEKRYNLPVQHGARVGAVHRDGERLLLEADSGTWRARAVISATGTWSRPFLPAVHGRGLFTGRQFHTVNYRSPADFAGQRVIVVGGGNSGAQLTADLALDGSVHVTWVTQRPPRFLPDDIDGRALFDVATARRRALDAGLADTGGLASLGDIVAVPPVRAARGAGLLTAKPMFSRLTASGVRWDDGSHTGADAIVWCTGFRPALSHLAPLNLRGPRGHIPTDGTRALGEPRLHLLGYGDWTGPASATLIGVGRPAHDAAREIAQLN; this is translated from the coding sequence GTGACACAGCGCACGGATGTGGTGGTGGTCGGCGGCGGCCAGGCAGGACTCGCCGCCGGCTACCACCTGCGCCGGCGCGGCCTCGACTTCGTGATCCTGGACTCCGATGCGGCGCCGGGCGGGTCCTGGCAGCACATGTGGGACTCCCTGCACCTGTTCTCCCCGGCGGATCACTCCTCGCTGCCCGGCCGGCTCATGCCCGCCCAGGCGGGCGAGACCTACCCGGACGCCGGGCATGTCGTCGAGTACCTCACTGACTACGAGAAGCGCTACAACCTGCCCGTCCAACACGGAGCCCGCGTGGGTGCCGTGCACCGCGACGGCGAGAGGCTCCTGCTCGAGGCCGACTCGGGCACCTGGCGGGCCCGCGCGGTCATCAGCGCCACCGGCACCTGGTCGCGGCCCTTCCTCCCCGCTGTCCACGGCCGCGGCCTCTTCACAGGACGCCAGTTCCACACGGTGAACTACCGCTCCCCAGCCGACTTCGCCGGCCAGCGCGTGATCGTGGTCGGGGGCGGGAACTCCGGGGCTCAGCTTACCGCCGACCTCGCCCTGGACGGCAGTGTCCACGTGACGTGGGTGACCCAGCGCCCACCGCGCTTCCTGCCCGACGACATCGACGGCCGCGCCCTCTTCGATGTCGCCACCGCCCGCCGCCGCGCCCTCGACGCCGGCCTCGCCGACACCGGCGGCCTCGCCTCGCTCGGCGACATCGTCGCCGTCCCACCCGTGCGCGCCGCCCGCGGCGCCGGACTCCTCACCGCGAAACCGATGTTCTCCCGGCTCACCGCCAGTGGTGTCCGGTGGGACGACGGCAGCCACACCGGCGCGGACGCGATCGTCTGGTGCACCGGCTTCCGCCCGGCACTGTCCCATCTCGCTCCGCTGAACCTACGCGGACCGCGCGGACACATCCCCACCGACGGCACCCGCGCTCTGGGCGAACCGCGGCTGCACCTGCTCGGCTACGGCGACTGGACCGGCCCGGCCTCCGCCACCCTCATCGGCGTCGGACGGCCGGCCCATGATGCCGCACGCGAGATCGCACAGCTGAACTGA
- a CDS encoding NAD(P)-binding domain-containing protein, whose protein sequence is MNAPATTEPPVVVIGAGPAGLAAAAHLLDQGIEPLVLEAGQKAGAAVREWTHVRLFSTWGEVVDPAAEKLLAPTGWTRPDPATYPSGGDWAEQYLQPLADVLGDRVRLGAAVTGVSRTGRDRIVDAGREQQPFVVHFTRADGREERVFARSVIDASGTWATPSPAGGSGLPALGERAAANRITYRVPDLKDPAVRTRYAGKRTAVIGSGASAFTTLAYLADLAKSKNGAGTKGVWILRRGISGSTFGGGEADQLPARGALGLAAKAAVDEGHADAVTGFRTEAIERDTDDRLVLVGEDGRRLDAVDEVIVLTGFRPDLSFLDELRLGLDERLQAPVELAPLIDPNQHSCGTVYPHGHRELSHPEPGVYLVGMKSYGRAPTFLAMTGYEQVRSVAAAIAGDLASAGRVELTLPETGVCGGAGLFDAPDAAEADGGGCCAPVPQLVQLSAPAAAGASAEQSPAGGCCGS, encoded by the coding sequence GTGAACGCGCCCGCCACCACCGAGCCGCCCGTCGTCGTGATCGGAGCCGGACCCGCCGGTCTGGCCGCCGCCGCCCACCTGCTTGACCAGGGCATCGAGCCCTTGGTCCTGGAAGCCGGTCAGAAGGCCGGCGCAGCGGTGCGCGAGTGGACGCACGTGCGCCTGTTCTCCACCTGGGGCGAGGTCGTAGACCCGGCCGCCGAGAAGCTCCTCGCTCCCACCGGCTGGACGCGGCCCGACCCGGCCACCTACCCCTCCGGCGGCGACTGGGCCGAGCAGTACCTGCAGCCGCTCGCCGACGTCCTCGGCGACCGTGTACGCCTCGGAGCGGCGGTCACCGGCGTCTCGCGCACCGGCCGGGATCGCATCGTCGACGCCGGCCGTGAGCAGCAGCCGTTCGTCGTGCACTTCACTCGCGCCGACGGCCGTGAGGAGCGCGTCTTCGCGCGCTCCGTCATCGACGCCTCCGGCACCTGGGCCACCCCGTCCCCCGCCGGCGGCAGCGGACTGCCCGCGCTCGGCGAGAGGGCCGCCGCGAACCGGATCACCTACCGTGTCCCGGACCTGAAGGACCCCGCCGTCCGCACCCGGTACGCGGGCAAGCGCACCGCCGTCATCGGCTCCGGCGCCTCCGCCTTCACCACCCTCGCCTACCTCGCCGACCTCGCCAAGTCCAAGAACGGCGCGGGAACGAAGGGCGTATGGATCCTGCGCCGCGGCATCTCCGGCTCCACCTTCGGCGGCGGCGAAGCCGACCAGCTCCCCGCCCGTGGCGCCCTGGGCCTGGCAGCGAAGGCTGCTGTCGACGAGGGCCACGCGGACGCGGTCACCGGCTTCCGCACCGAGGCGATCGAGCGCGACACCGACGACCGCCTCGTCCTGGTCGGCGAGGACGGACGCCGCCTGGACGCGGTCGACGAAGTGATCGTGCTGACCGGCTTCCGCCCCGACCTGTCCTTCCTCGACGAGCTGCGCCTGGGCCTCGACGAGCGCCTCCAGGCCCCCGTCGAGCTCGCGCCGCTGATCGACCCCAACCAGCACTCCTGCGGCACCGTCTACCCCCACGGCCACCGCGAGCTCTCCCACCCCGAACCGGGCGTGTACCTGGTCGGGATGAAGTCCTACGGCCGCGCACCGACGTTCCTGGCGATGACCGGCTACGAGCAGGTCCGCTCCGTAGCCGCCGCGATCGCCGGCGACCTCGCCTCCGCCGGCCGCGTGGAACTCACCCTGCCCGAGACCGGAGTCTGCGGCGGCGCCGGACTGTTCGACGCCCCCGACGCCGCTGAGGCCGACGGCGGCGGCTGCTGCGCGCCCGTGCCGCAGCTCGTCCAGCTCAGTGCTCCCGCCGCGGCCGGGGCGTCCGCCGAGCAGAGCCCGGCGGGCGGTTGCTG
- a CDS encoding ArsR/SmtB family transcription factor produces MSNAKVLPLIEPADGQGVAPCCPPLTERPMTAEEAETAARMFKALGDPVRLRLFSAVASHEGGEACVCDISDVGVSQPTVSHHLKKLKEAGLLTSERRGTWVYYRVEPSVLAAMGKLLAMPAAA; encoded by the coding sequence ATGTCGAATGCGAAGGTGCTGCCGCTGATCGAGCCCGCCGATGGTCAGGGTGTGGCGCCGTGCTGCCCGCCGCTGACCGAGCGCCCGATGACTGCCGAGGAGGCCGAGACCGCGGCGCGGATGTTCAAGGCGCTCGGCGACCCGGTGCGTCTGCGGCTGTTCTCCGCGGTGGCCTCGCACGAGGGCGGGGAGGCGTGCGTGTGCGACATCTCCGACGTCGGTGTTTCCCAGCCCACGGTGTCCCACCACCTGAAGAAGCTCAAGGAGGCCGGGCTGCTCACCTCCGAGCGGCGCGGCACCTGGGTGTACTACCGGGTCGAGCCGTCGGTGCTCGCCGCGATGGGCAAGCTCCTGGCCATGCCGGCCGCGGCCTGA